The Campylobacter sp. RM16189 DNA segment CATAGGCGTATCATTGGTAACTGCTTATGTTACAAAGTCAGATATCAGATCTTGGACAGGTCTTCCTAAGACAGCTCAGGTAGCGGTTCTGAAAAATGATGGTAAATTTGAGTTGAGGACTCCTGATAATGCAATACTTAAAAGCGGCGAGATAGACAAAAACAGAGATGCTATTGTTTTTGTAAGATCTTTTAATGCACAAAGTGCACCACAAATTAAAATTATTCAAAGGTAGGACAAAATGAAGAAAATTTCAATACTTTTAATCGTGATGTTTGTCTTTTTAGGCTGCGGATCGAAAACTCAAAATATATTTTTACAATCATATGGCGGAACAAGCTTGATCCAAGCGGATGGTATCTCGGAAAATGTTATAAGAAACGTAAGAAATAGGGTTAATAACAATGGATTGTTAGAAGCGGAAATAGTGTTTTTTAGCCCCAAATCGCAAAATATTTTTTATAAACTCACTTGGTTTGATCAGAATGGCTTTGTATTAAGAGATTCTTTGACGGATGATTATAAAACTCTTTATTTAAATAAAAATAGAGAGATTATCGTCAAATATCTTGCTTCAAATAAAGATGCAAAAACTTTTAAAATTTATATTACCAATAAGGGGACAAAATGAAAAGTAAAATTTTAACAACAGCAGTTTTGGCTGCATTTTTAATAACGGGTTGTGCTACTAATCAGCCAGTTTATACTGACGGTAAGGCTACTCAGGTTAAAAAAGGTGATGCGCTTACATTAGGACTAGATAGAGAGGACTTTGAAGTGGCTGCCGAAACTATGATACAAAGCCTGCTTGGTGATCCTGCATTTGTAAATTTGCAGCCTGGTGTTAGAAAAGTGGTGGCCATGGGTAGAGTCGTAAATGATACAGCACTTAGAATAGATACTGAAAAATTAACAGCCAAGATAACTCAAGCAATGCGCAGAAGCGGTAAATTTGTACTTACATCAGCAGTTGCGGCTGGCGGCGCACTTGATTCTATGAGTCATGATGTTAGAGAGTTGAGAAAAGATGATGAATTTAATCAAAAAACTATTGCCAAAAAAGGCGCTTTAGTGGCTCCTGATTTCTCTTTGGCAGGTAAAATTCGTCAAGATAATGTAAAGCTTAGCAATGGAAAAACACAGGTTGAGTATTTCTTTTTGTTAAGGCTTACAGATCTTAACTCAGGTCTTGTTCACTGGGAAGATGAAAAAACAATAGACAAAACAGGCTCTAGTAAGTCTGTTACATGGTAATTTGAAGTTCAAATTTTATTTTACCTTTTAAATTTTGGAGAATTAGAATGAATAAAAAGTTGTTTTTATGCGCTTTGGCTTTAATCAGCACTATGTATGCTAATGAAGCAGAGCAAGATATATCTCAGGCTGATGTGGATAGTCAAAATAATATATCACAATATACAGGGCAAAAAGACTTTAAAACTGTTGAAGATTTTTTTGATGAATTTGCTAATGAAAACAATATAAATTATGGTGAAACATTAAACGGTAGAACTTTTTACATCAGCAAAGCTGCCGCTATAGCGAAAGAGACAGATGCTGATTTTGCAAAAGCCTTGCAAAATGCTTATGAAAAGGCAATATTAAATCTTCAAGGCGAGTTTGTAAAAGATGTATATGGAAGAATTAGTGTAGAAAAGATAAATTCGTATAATCAAGATAATTCAACAAACGCTCAAGTTTTTGAGCCTACACAAAAAGGCGGTATCATATCTCAAATTTTTGATAAAATAGGACAATTAGCCGGCGCCTCATTAGACAAAGCATTAATGGATTTGGGTATAAATCCTGAAGGCTTAACGGAAGAGAAAAAGAAAGTTTTATTCAAAGAGAAATTTGTGTCAAAGCAGATAACTACAGCCTTGGGAAGAATGTCCGGACTTGTCCCCGTTAAAACATTTGTTTCAAGAACCGGTAGTGGAAATTATGAAGTGGGCGTAATAGGTGTAGTTAGTGATAAAACTAGACAAATTGCTAGAGATATGCAGTTTAGGAGAAAACCTAATATAAAAGGAAATGGTAAAAATATCAAAGAGCTATTACCAGATAATGATAAGGGCTACTTAAACGAATATGGAATGCGCTTAGTTTATAACGAAAAAGGAGAGCCTGTAATATTAAGCTACGGCAACTGGGGCTTTTTACCAACTTCTAATGATTCTTATATGCTTGATAGAATGCATCAAATGGCACAAGATGCAGCATCCCAAAAGGCTGATGCGGCTATTATCGAGTTTATAAATACAATTATATCTTTTAACCGTGAGCAAGAGACAGGGGAGGAAGTCGAAAGAGCTATAAAACAAACTATAGATCTATATTCCGGGCAAACGCAAGAGGTGGAATCAAGTCCTAAAGAGATAGTTGATAAGGTAATGCAATCTATAAAATCTAAGGCAAGCGGTAATCTTAGAGGAATTAGAACTCTTAAGAGATGGTCTTATAAGGATGAAAATGGGATTCAAAGAGTTGGTGTTGTGAGAGTTTATTCTTATTCTAACTATGAGAATGCCACTAAGTCAATAGCTCCTATTGGTCAAAATTCTAAAAAATCAAGCAGTTCAAAAAAAGAAACTAGAGAATCTAAGACGGTCAATAGTATTGACGATTTTTAAGGATAAAATATGTTGAATAAAATCTTTATGATTTTGACTCTTTTTGGTCTTGTGTTAAATGTGCAGGCGGAAATTGTAAGTAAAACAGTTACTAAAACGGAGATTGGAGAAGGCTCCGGAATAACTCGCGAAGAAGCTATAAATAACGCCATTATTGAGGCTATAGGCAAAATGAATGGAGTTAGTATAAACTCTATAAAAAATTCTCAAACATTCGCTATAAGCGATAATAGCGGCAGTAAAATAACAGACTCATACAGCGAACAAATAAACAAAGCCACCAAGGGTAGAGCCGATTCTTATGAAGTTTTAAGTGTTGATCAAGATATGCAAGACAGATATTTTGCAACCGTAGAAATTAAAAAAACTACAACTACAAAAAAATATAAGGTTCCCGGGCTAAGCGCTGATAGTCGTAGAAGTGTGGTCGTTTTTGATAAATCTTCCATAGAATATGAAAGCATTGGAAATTTAATCCATAAAAGAATAACCGCTAAATTGCTGGAAAGTCGTAAATTTAATTTGCTTGATAGGCAAAATGAGGGTTATTATGAGCTGGAAAAGAGTTTCATAAGAGATGGAGATGCACACAAAGATGAGAAGTATAAACTAGGACGAGCCCTTGCGACAGATTATATCTTGCTCTTTGAAATAAGAGGTATGGACGCTACGACAAAAACTAGCAATCTAACAGGCAAGGTTAGCAATGCTATAGAGACTGTGATTGATTATGAGGTGCTGTTATTTGCTACACGCCAAATCAAATTTTCAAACACTCTCGGTTTTAAAACTAGCCAAAAAGAAAAGGGTTTGATAGCTGAAAATGCTGTCATAGATGAGATAGCGACAAATATTGCAAAAGATATAGTAAACGCTATATATCCATTAAAAGTTGCGGATGCAAGCGCATCTGAAGTTGTTTTTACACAAAAGCTATCTGTAGGTGAAGTTTATGAGTGTTTCTCTCTTGGTAAAGCATTAAAAGATGCCTATACCAAAGAGACTACGGGCAGGGTTGAGAAACGTGTGGGTAGCGTTGAGGTATCCAGAGTGACGCCAAAAATCTCTTATGCTACGATAAAAGATGGAAAAATTTCTATAGGAGATATTTGTAGACCTTTTTCAAATGACAGCATCGGGCTTGATCAAGGAAGAGAAAGTAACTATGAGCTTAATCAAGGCGGAGGAGTTAAACTTGGTTTTTAAAATTTAGCGTGAGAAATCACGCTAAATTTTATTTTGTGAGCTACTTTTTAATATTATTCATCTAAATTTATTATAATTTAATTTTTATATTTAAGAATAAAAAAATTAAATTAATGAAGTTTTATTTCTAAATT contains these protein-coding regions:
- a CDS encoding YcfL family protein; translated protein: MKKISILLIVMFVFLGCGSKTQNIFLQSYGGTSLIQADGISENVIRNVRNRVNNNGLLEAEIVFFSPKSQNIFYKLTWFDQNGFVLRDSLTDDYKTLYLNKNREIIVKYLASNKDAKTFKIYITNKGTK
- the lpoB gene encoding penicillin-binding protein activator LpoB; translated protein: MKSKILTTAVLAAFLITGCATNQPVYTDGKATQVKKGDALTLGLDREDFEVAAETMIQSLLGDPAFVNLQPGVRKVVAMGRVVNDTALRIDTEKLTAKITQAMRRSGKFVLTSAVAAGGALDSMSHDVRELRKDDEFNQKTIAKKGALVAPDFSLAGKIRQDNVKLSNGKTQVEYFFLLRLTDLNSGLVHWEDEKTIDKTGSSKSVTW
- a CDS encoding DUF6844 domain-containing protein, with translation MNKKLFLCALALISTMYANEAEQDISQADVDSQNNISQYTGQKDFKTVEDFFDEFANENNINYGETLNGRTFYISKAAAIAKETDADFAKALQNAYEKAILNLQGEFVKDVYGRISVEKINSYNQDNSTNAQVFEPTQKGGIISQIFDKIGQLAGASLDKALMDLGINPEGLTEEKKKVLFKEKFVSKQITTALGRMSGLVPVKTFVSRTGSGNYEVGVIGVVSDKTRQIARDMQFRRKPNIKGNGKNIKELLPDNDKGYLNEYGMRLVYNEKGEPVILSYGNWGFLPTSNDSYMLDRMHQMAQDAASQKADAAIIEFINTIISFNREQETGEEVERAIKQTIDLYSGQTQEVESSPKEIVDKVMQSIKSKASGNLRGIRTLKRWSYKDENGIQRVGVVRVYSYSNYENATKSIAPIGQNSKKSSSSKKETRESKTVNSIDDF
- a CDS encoding LPP20 family lipoprotein, which codes for MLNKIFMILTLFGLVLNVQAEIVSKTVTKTEIGEGSGITREEAINNAIIEAIGKMNGVSINSIKNSQTFAISDNSGSKITDSYSEQINKATKGRADSYEVLSVDQDMQDRYFATVEIKKTTTTKKYKVPGLSADSRRSVVVFDKSSIEYESIGNLIHKRITAKLLESRKFNLLDRQNEGYYELEKSFIRDGDAHKDEKYKLGRALATDYILLFEIRGMDATTKTSNLTGKVSNAIETVIDYEVLLFATRQIKFSNTLGFKTSQKEKGLIAENAVIDEIATNIAKDIVNAIYPLKVADASASEVVFTQKLSVGEVYECFSLGKALKDAYTKETTGRVEKRVGSVEVSRVTPKISYATIKDGKISIGDICRPFSNDSIGLDQGRESNYELNQGGGVKLGF